From one Culex quinquefasciatus strain JHB chromosome 3, VPISU_Cqui_1.0_pri_paternal, whole genome shotgun sequence genomic stretch:
- the LOC119770739 gene encoding uncharacterized protein LOC119770739 has product MAAKSLLAVATIAVLIVMPSLICGLEPPEDAAKSRGELMAPRTFGRIRIMKNVMLPMVFLLGGIKMLLMFLTVISLKTLFVATSILVINISVGLAKVINFFKHGQYGQVSHGSSGHSWGAQEKNININIHSDPAHTLSLDGPPLPSIHSSIAPSYPYSRSDMGLEPVYSSLSPSLGHYSKLYSGGSVSSVTSRPYSHWPQMTRR; this is encoded by the exons ATGGCCGCCAAATCACTCCTGGCGGTGGCGACAATTGCGGTGCTGATCGTGATGCCGTCTCTAATTTGCGGTCTGGAGCCACCGGAAGATGCTGCCAAATCGAGGGGTGAATTGATGG CTCCCAGAACCTTCGGCCGGATCCGTATCATGAAGAACGTGATGCTTCCGATGGTGTTCCTGCTGGGCGGGATCAAGATGCTGCTGATGTTCCTGACGGTCATCTCGCTGAAGACGCTGTTCGTGGCCACCTCCATCCTGGTCATCAACATAAGCGTAGGCCTGGCGAAGGTCATCAACTTCTTCAAGCACGGGCAGTACGGGCAAGTCAGTCATGGCAGTTCCGGCCACTCCTGGGGCGCGCAAGAAAagaacatcaacatcaacatccaCAGCGATCCGGCCCACACATTGTCCCTGGACGGTCCTCCACTGCCGTCGATCCACAGCAGCATAGCGCCCTCGTATCCGTACTCCCGGAGTGACATGGGCCTGGAGCCGGTCTACAGCAGTCTAAGCCCGAGTCTCGGACACTACTCGAAGCTCTACTCCGGTGGTAGCGTTAGCAGCGTAACGTCGAGGCCGTACTCGCACTGGCCACAAATGACCCGGCGATGA